A genomic segment from Myxococcales bacterium encodes:
- a CDS encoding DHH family phosphoesterase, whose product MSDPVRRLPVPQPGPGDRAKAFAEALSLARGKHVLIVLRGHPDPDGIASALAQAHIGHRLGVGQTTIAYCHDLSHRENRALVKLLGIDLRKIKSVRELGTGVDFLSLVDAHDVDPDLSHADGIEVLTIVDHHRPHVPPKARFVDIRQEVGATATMFVEYLQELAPLDADSEDDRRVATALMHGLSTDTDDFTLARGIDFRASAQIAEQCDRDLLTDLSRRLIAPSAMDVIARALSALVVRRNFAMSGVGFVPEGDRDTIAQAADFLIRREDIDTVVVYGVVGDRFIEGSLRTHSASVDPAVWLEQAFGCDDRGRAFGGGRRDKGGFRIPIGFLGRATDRAQLWTLVEHAMRTALLKQLGDEAVSPLVVPTA is encoded by the coding sequence ATGTCTGACCCAGTTCGACGGCTCCCGGTTCCGCAACCGGGGCCCGGTGATCGCGCGAAGGCCTTCGCGGAGGCGCTCTCGTTGGCCCGCGGGAAGCATGTCCTCATCGTGCTGCGCGGTCATCCCGACCCCGACGGCATCGCCTCGGCGCTGGCCCAGGCGCACATCGGTCATCGCTTGGGCGTGGGGCAAACGACCATCGCTTATTGCCACGACCTTTCGCATCGTGAGAACCGCGCGCTCGTGAAATTGCTCGGCATCGACCTGCGGAAGATCAAGAGCGTCCGCGAGCTCGGGACGGGCGTCGACTTCCTCTCGCTCGTCGACGCCCACGACGTCGACCCCGATCTCTCGCACGCCGACGGCATCGAGGTCTTGACCATCGTCGACCACCACCGGCCCCACGTCCCGCCCAAGGCTCGCTTCGTCGACATTCGGCAGGAGGTCGGCGCCACGGCGACGATGTTCGTCGAGTACCTCCAGGAGCTGGCGCCGCTCGACGCCGACTCGGAGGACGACCGCCGCGTGGCCACGGCGCTGATGCACGGCCTGTCGACCGACACTGACGACTTCACCTTGGCGCGCGGCATCGACTTCCGCGCCTCCGCGCAGATCGCCGAGCAGTGCGATCGCGATTTGCTCACAGACCTCAGTCGGCGCCTCATCGCGCCGAGCGCCATGGACGTCATCGCGCGCGCTCTCTCGGCGCTCGTCGTGCGCCGCAACTTCGCGATGTCGGGTGTCGGCTTCGTGCCGGAAGGTGATCGCGACACCATCGCGCAAGCGGCCGACTTTCTCATTCGCCGCGAGGACATCGACACGGTCGTCGTCTACGGCGTCGTGGGCGATCGCTTCATCGAGGGGTCCTTGCGAACGCACTCGGCGAGCGTCGATCCGGCCGTGTGGCTCGAGCAAGCGTTCGGCTGCGACGATCGCGGCCGCGCCTTCGGCGGCGGGCGCCGCGACAAGGGCGGATTCCGCATTCCCATCGGCTTTCTCGGCCGCGCGACGGACCGCGCCCAGCTTTGGACGCTCGTTGAGCACGCGATGCGCACGGCGCTCCTTAAGCAGCTCGGCGACGA